Below is a genomic region from Drosophila albomicans strain 15112-1751.03 chromosome 2R, ASM965048v2, whole genome shotgun sequence.
AAGAACAAGACCAACAAGGAGTCATCACACTATGGAGGATTACATCTGAAAGATGACTATGCTCAGGTGGATATCTCGAACTTTGGTGGCTTCGAACGGCATCCGTGTCGTCGCGTCTGCCAGCAAGGACAATCGCAGAGCTGTTACTATCAACTGGTGGTGCACAACTATCGCCGCCTTGGTCCCGAGTGCCAACGTTGTCCGTACGATGAGCGAGCTTGTGCATCGGAGAACTGCATCTATGGCGATGGCGTCTCCACTCCGGTGATGGCTGTGAATCGCATGGTGCCGGGCCCGGCGATTGAGCTCTGCGAGAATGACACTGTGGTGGTGGATGTGCTCAACTATCTGGGCGAGTCCAGCACAATGCACTGGCATGGCATTCACATGTCGCGCACTCCGGAAATGGATGGTGTTCCACATGTGACACAGTATCCGGTGGAGCCAGGTGAGGTGTTTCGCTACGAGTTCCTTGCGGATCGCAGTGGATCAATGTGGTATCACAGCCATATGGGTTGGCAGCGTGGCTTCGGCATAGCCGGAAATTTGATAGTGCGTCAGCCACATCAAACGAATCCTCAAGCCCGACTCTATGACTACGATCTGGTGGAGCATGCGCTGTTGGTGCAGGACATCTTCTATGATTACGACTTGCAGCAGGTGCGCAATATACTGATCAACGGCAAGGGACGCAATCATCTCAGCCAGCTGCCCGATCCGGATTCACGTCATCGCTACGAGCGTCTCAGGGTGACACCTGGCTATCGCTATCGCATGCGTGTCATCTACAACGGCGTCTTCAACTGCCCCGTGGAGTTCTCCATTGAGCAGCACAAGCTGCTCATCATCAGCACCGATGGCAACGACATCGAACCCGTGCTCGCCGATGGCTTCTTTCTAACCTCCGCCGAACGCTTTGACTTTGTGCTCGAGGCGAATCAATATGCCAAGAACTATTGGATCCGTGTGCGTGGCTACGAACGCTGCGAGGAGCGCAGCCTCTACCAGGGAGCTGTGCTCAGCTATCGCGGTGCCGCTCGCAGTGAGTTGCCCCAGGGCAACATACTCGACAGTCAGCGGGCCAGAGAACTGGATGACAATGATAATCCGCCCATCTTTGTCAACGATTTCCGCTATAAGATTTCCAATGACTCTGAGTCGTTAAATGCCTTGCGTCAGGCGAGTCCCGACAAGGATGTGGGCACTGTCTCCCTACGCTCATTGGATCCCGTGCCCTGGCCCAGCTACACCAAGTTCTTGACACACTATTCCAGTCTGAATCTGCGCCAGGCGCCCAATGGCGAGCTTCTATTTCAAATCGATGAGATTAGCTTTATGCCACCGGGCATTTCATTGCTGCAGGCTCATTATCTCTACCAGGACGATGGCTACTTCTGCAATCGCAGTTCGTTGGCCGCCAAGAAGCGACAGTGTGATCGCGAGGTGTGCGAGTGTGTCCATGTGATTCGCTTGCCTGCCTATCGACCCATCGAAATGGTTGTTGTCAATCACATGGATGCCACGCATCCCATCCACATGCATGGCTTCACCTTCCGCGTGGTGGGACAGGACGTCCTTGGCAATCAACAAGATCTTAAAAATGTAAGTCCAACTATCGCTTTTCTAACTTAGCTCTAGATGAACTTCCTCAATGTGGGTTAGTgggtatttaaaattatgtgAAGCCGATAGCCATAAACAGATATCCGTCTATCTGTTGTCGTTGCAAAGTTGTAATTATAAAGACTTCCCTTAACCCTCACTaagtaaaacataaaatggtctagtaatttaatttagtaaacaaaacttaaactAAAGTCTACTCTTACTCTTactcttacttgtttatatatgtatttttttgaaaattttagtaattttaaaatctgaaaaga
It encodes:
- the LOC117573349 gene encoding uncharacterized protein LOC117573349; the protein is MFTPSTKSKSQRWLLWTTLLCLLQLDLGSAKLTEPEGKIEWFTFPWMNKNKTNKESSHYGGLHLKDDYAQVDISNFGGFERHPCRRVCQQGQSQSCYYQLVVHNYRRLGPECQRCPYDERACASENCIYGDGVSTPVMAVNRMVPGPAIELCENDTVVVDVLNYLGESSTMHWHGIHMSRTPEMDGVPHVTQYPVEPGEVFRYEFLADRSGSMWYHSHMGWQRGFGIAGNLIVRQPHQTNPQARLYDYDLVEHALLVQDIFYDYDLQQVRNILINGKGRNHLSQLPDPDSRHRYERLRVTPGYRYRMRVIYNGVFNCPVEFSIEQHKLLIISTDGNDIEPVLADGFFLTSAERFDFVLEANQYAKNYWIRVRGYERCEERSLYQGAVLSYRGAARSELPQGNILDSQRARELDDNDNPPIFVNDFRYKISNDSESLNALRQASPDKDVGTVSLRSLDPVPWPSYTKFLTHYSSLNLRQAPNGELLFQIDEISFMPPGISLLQAHYLYQDDGYFCNRSSLAAKKRQCDREVCECVHVIRLPAYRPIEMVVVNHMDATHPIHMHGFTFRVVGQDVLGNQQDLKNIRQLDRQGRLRRLPDKYPAVAKDTVQVPGLGYVILRFISDNPGFWSYHCHIESHSVQGMLAVLKVGEDYQMKRLPARVNC